One genomic window of Globicephala melas chromosome 8, mGloMel1.2, whole genome shotgun sequence includes the following:
- the LIPT2 gene encoding octanoyl-[acyl-carrier-protein]:protein N-octanoyltransferase LIPT2, mitochondrial, whose product MQQPAVRLLRLSQVPYAELLALQERWLRRLQAEPGTEAGALLLCEPAGPVYTAGLRGGLTSEEATRLRALGADVRAIGRGGLATFHGPGQLLCHPVLDLRPLGLRLRAHVAALEACAVRLCELQGLPGARARPPPYTGVWLGERKICAIGVRCGRHITSHGLALNCSTDLTWFEHIVPCGLVGTGVTSLSKELQRHVTVDEVIPHFLEAFKETYKCTLISEDSPS is encoded by the exons TATGCCGAGCTGCTGGCGCTGCAGGAGCGCTGGCTGCGGCGGCTGCAGGCCGAGCCAGGGACCGAGGCGGGCGCGCTCCTGCTCTGCGAGCCCGCGGGGCCCGTGTACACCGCCGGACTGCGCGGCGGCCTGACGTCCGAGGAGGCGACGCGGCTGCGGGCCTTGGGTGCCGATGTGCGCGCCATTGGCCGCGGCGGCCTAGCCACCTTCCACGGCCCGGGCCAGCTGCTCTGCCACCCCGTACTCGACCTGCGACCCCTTGGCCTGCGCCTCCGCGCCCACGTGGCGGCGCTGGAGGCGTGCGCCGTGCGCCTGTGCGAGCTCCAGGGCCTACCAGGTGCCCGCGCGCGGCCCCCACCCTACACCGGCGTCTGGCTGGGCGAGCGCAAGATCTGCGCAATCG GAGTCCGCTGTGGAAGGCACATTACATCTCACGGCCTGGCGCTGAACTGTTCTACGGACCTCACGTGGTTTGAGCACATTGTGCCCTGTGGGCTGGTTGGGACAGGTGTCACTTCCCTGAGTAAGGAGCTCCAGAGGCATGTCACTGTGGATGAAGTAATACCacatttccttgaggcctttaAAGAGACCTACAAGTGCACATTGATCTCAGAGGACAGCCCCAGCTGA